The following DNA comes from Deltaproteobacteria bacterium.
GCGCCGCTTCCGCCACGCCCCAGGCAGCCCGTGCAAGGCTGCCAACACTGCTCGTATGAACACGATCAGCAGCCCGCTGGCGGAATGCGCGTCGGCGAATCGGCCGGCCGCACCGCGGCGCTGGAAGACCGCCAGAGCTTGCACGCACAACCGCAGCGCCGTGAACGGTAGGCTCATAACCAGCAGCGGCAGTGGCAAGCATTTCACCGCCACCCAAAGCCGGTTGCGTTCTACCAGGAACGCCTTGAGCGGCGAATAGTGCGCGGTGGACGCCGAGTACTTGTGATAGACGATCGCCTTCGGCACGTAACGGCAGCGCCAGCCGGCGAGTTGCGCGCGCAAGCCCAGGTCGGTGTCCTCGCAGTAGGCGAACAGATCTTCATCAAACAGGCCGATATCGGCGAGCATCTCGCGGCGCAGCAGCATCGCACACCCGCTCGCCAGCAGGATCTCTTCTTCGGCGTCGTACTGCCCGCGATCCACATCGAGTCTTCCGCGGCCGCGGCTCATCCCGTCCGGGTAGAGCAAGAGCCCGACGTTGTCGATCAGCCGGCGGTCGGAGAACGACAAGATCTTCGGAGCGCACAGCCCGGCCTGCGGGCAGCGCTCGGCCGTGTCCACCAGTGCCCGGAGGCAATTCTGATCTACTTCCGTGTCGTTGTTGAGCACGAACAGATAACGCCCGCGCGCGGCGCAAATACCGGCGTTCAAGGCACCGCCATAGCCCCGGTTGGAATCCAACGCGATGACGCGGACCGCCTCGCCGAAACGCTCGTGCACCAATGCCACCGAGCCATCCGTGGAGCCGTTGTCGACCAGTACGACTTCCG
Coding sequences within:
- a CDS encoding glycosyltransferase family 2 protein; the encoded protein is MRTTAGAVGLDDGDAAIAVSSVIVNWNGREHLEVCLSSLLGQALAATEVVLVDNGSTDGSVALVHERFGEAVRVIALDSNRGYGGALNAGICAARGRYLFVLNNDTEVDQNCLRALVDTAERCPQAGLCAPKILSFSDRRLIDNVGLLLYPDGMSRGRGRLDVDRGQYDAEEEILLASGCAMLLRREMLADIGLFDEDLFAYCEDTDLGLRAQLAGWRCRYVPKAIVYHKYSASTAHYSPLKAFLVERNRLWVAVKCLPLPLLVMSLPFTALRLCVQALAVFQRRGAAGRFADAHSASGLLIVFIRAVLAALHGLPGAWRKRRTIQRRRRLSVWAPFGWLVHHGMGVREIALKD